A part of Oceanotoga teriensis genomic DNA contains:
- a CDS encoding helix-turn-helix domain-containing protein, whose protein sequence is MTELADLLGTSYRHLNRVIKKLSEIGVIKREDNFIKIIDRVYLEGLAGDIYK, encoded by the coding sequence ATTACAGAGCTTGCAGATTTACTTGGAACAAGTTATAGACATTTGAATAGAGTTATAAAAAAACTTTCTGAAATAGGAGTTATAAAAAGAGAAGATAATTTTATAAAAATTATAGATAGAGTTTATTTAGAGGGATTAGCAGGAGATATATATAAATAA
- a CDS encoding HD domain-containing phosphohydrolase — protein MFKRIFFFISFFLIMGFSFSEDLNILILNSYHSGYKWSDDITKFLVDYNLKNDYNYFIEYMDTKHHYEDDFFVHLKEFFSEKYKNTKFDYIFSIDDNALKFLRVFGEDIFGNIPIIFCGVNNYKNIDFSELKNYYGIFEDIDMKNNLKLIKDMYSNLNSLYIINDNKSATGIILKEEILKEIEFFDFKEINFIENENFKDIFDFVKSIDKNSAIFLMVYFVDKQGKYMDPVEFSKRLASDSKVPVFVPWDFYLNTGVIGGKVLSGQSQAEEMIKIFENLRRQKELKEHLYQPHQKFIFDNYILNKFNINRKYLPSNYELINKSESFFIKYKYFIILNLIIFLILFLLIFYLRSRLLIKKKYIKKLKKQEEKLNASYEELEALNETLEESYNENETLLNNLKVLIDFSIHNFSNLDTFLKEVFTKMKFLMPEADNGGVLLFEEDKINIVEKSNYTDEMLENFDFNVEQFYNMSKVFIKEYDKPLIFSDSKDEIKVYKTMNISIRTEKKLYGVMIFDICSENMNFSNESIRFARYFNKIMFNYLTIMEKNKEIFDSYVDFSNKLAIIAESYDQEMANHIYRIGELAYFIAKKMDLNSDFCEKIKIFAPLHDIGKIFVDKNILTKKESLTTDEWEDMKKHTLYSSYLLSGNSNFKIAYNIALYHHEKFDGTGYPSGLLGNDIPIEAQIVSVVDVYDALRSKRSYKSDFSHEKTMEIIFKGDGRTSPNHFNPEILKVLKENSDEIKQLWFDL, from the coding sequence ATGTTTAAAAGAATCTTCTTCTTTATTTCTTTTTTTTTAATCATGGGCTTTTCTTTTTCTGAGGATTTGAATATTCTAATATTAAATTCATATCATTCTGGATATAAATGGTCAGATGATATAACAAAATTTTTAGTTGATTATAATTTAAAGAATGATTATAATTATTTTATAGAGTATATGGATACAAAACATCATTATGAAGATGATTTTTTTGTACATTTAAAAGAATTTTTTTCTGAAAAATATAAAAATACAAAATTTGATTATATATTCTCTATAGACGATAATGCATTGAAGTTTCTTAGAGTTTTTGGTGAAGATATATTTGGAAATATTCCCATAATTTTTTGTGGTGTAAATAATTATAAGAATATAGATTTTTCTGAACTCAAAAATTATTATGGAATTTTTGAAGATATAGATATGAAAAATAATTTAAAACTTATAAAGGATATGTATTCAAATTTAAATTCTTTATATATAATAAATGATAATAAAAGTGCAACTGGAATTATTTTGAAAGAAGAAATTCTAAAAGAGATTGAATTTTTTGATTTTAAAGAAATTAATTTTATTGAGAATGAAAATTTTAAAGATATATTTGATTTTGTCAAAAGTATTGATAAAAATTCTGCAATTTTTTTAATGGTTTATTTCGTGGATAAACAAGGTAAGTATATGGATCCTGTAGAATTTTCTAAAAGATTGGCTTCTGATAGTAAAGTACCTGTTTTTGTTCCATGGGATTTTTATTTGAATACTGGAGTGATTGGTGGTAAAGTTTTGAGTGGACAATCTCAAGCTGAAGAAATGATAAAAATATTTGAAAATTTGAGAAGACAAAAAGAATTAAAAGAACATTTGTATCAACCCCATCAAAAATTTATTTTTGATAATTATATTCTCAATAAATTTAATATAAACAGAAAATATTTACCTTCAAATTATGAATTAATAAACAAATCAGAATCTTTTTTTATAAAATATAAATATTTCATTATTTTGAATTTAATAATATTTTTGATTTTATTTCTTTTAATTTTTTATCTGAGATCAAGACTTTTAATAAAGAAAAAATATATAAAAAAATTAAAAAAACAAGAAGAAAAATTAAATGCTTCTTATGAAGAACTTGAAGCTTTAAATGAAACACTTGAAGAATCATATAATGAAAATGAAACTCTATTAAATAATCTTAAAGTTTTAATAGATTTTTCTATTCATAACTTTTCTAATTTAGATACTTTTCTAAAAGAAGTTTTTACAAAGATGAAATTTTTGATGCCAGAGGCCGATAATGGCGGGGTTCTTTTGTTTGAAGAAGATAAAATAAACATAGTAGAAAAATCTAATTATACTGATGAAATGCTTGAAAATTTTGATTTTAATGTAGAACAGTTCTATAATATGAGTAAAGTCTTTATTAAAGAGTATGATAAACCATTAATTTTTTCAGATTCTAAAGATGAAATAAAAGTGTATAAAACTATGAATATTTCTATAAGGACAGAAAAAAAACTTTATGGAGTTATGATCTTTGATATATGCTCTGAAAATATGAATTTTTCAAATGAATCTATTAGATTTGCAAGATATTTTAATAAAATTATGTTCAATTATCTAACTATTATGGAAAAAAACAAGGAAATTTTTGATTCATATGTAGATTTTAGTAATAAGCTTGCGATAATAGCAGAATCTTATGATCAAGAGATGGCGAATCATATATATAGAATTGGTGAACTTGCATATTTTATAGCAAAGAAGATGGATTTGAATTCGGATTTTTGTGAAAAGATAAAGATTTTTGCACCTCTTCATGATATAGGTAAAATTTTTGTGGATAAGAATATTCTAACCAAAAAAGAAAGTTTAACTACTGATGAATGGGAGGATATGAAGAAACATACATTATATTCTTCTTATTTGTTATCTGGAAATTCTAATTTTAAAATAGCTTATAATATAGCTTTATATCATCATGAAAAATTTGATGGTACTGGTTATCCATCAGGATTATTAGGTAATGATATTCCCATTGAAGCTCAAATAGTTAGCGTTGTTGATGTATATGATGCTTTGAGAAGCAAAAGATCTTATAAATCAGATTTTTCGCATGAAAAAACTATGGAAATAATTTTTAAAGGAGATGGAAGAACCTCTCCCAATCATTTTAATCCAGAAATTTTAAAGGTGTTAAAAGAAAATTCTGATGAAATTAAACAATTATGGTTCGATTTGTGA
- a CDS encoding TolB family protein translates to MRKYFIILFVILISFIGISGIIYQPPADLYFEETEHFKFIFEKDLKNFFYELKDFSEYIYSEYSDFYGVSPEKIKVYILDDVDYTNSFANGAYNFIRLYINPPQDSIGLGDNVTDWLKFVFTHELNHVFYGNLIEDPILKIIPSDTIKKLIGGLFIPSYMHEGVSIYMESKYFNGRYRDDIFNMYLKQEVLSKDYPRYYYGGGANIDIYSPAGFNYMYGALITKNIYIKYGEEVLKLIIKDLNSSVLNTISESFEDITGDNWNEFLFDIKKSYKNLEIELKNKGYTNKYYELEGPKYNTGNIKASEDHIYYFKNQKNDIKGLYKDDILIKKNISNFDVSKNDSLIYTVGNKNDNYVYSLYFDCNCPKGDRFIDDRVISFSFVGENNIVYSKLNKGQSALILYDIKNKKKKVLKDYSNIVFNYIESYENKLYISMNINNISDIYMYDLLEEKFIKITDDEYKELNLFAYENYLYYSSNKEDGIYNIYRMDLNDFKTYKLTNSISGAFNPIIYDNKIYYLVYEYDGYHIAYKNLNDFDYNIFYQHYLKDYEFEMEFESLDLENKELNKYYELPKFSVFPYLEYEKSEDKTFYGIDLGFMSEAMNYSGDFILLYDFDESFKFDSMIQFDFYTHNKVYFNYYKGYNYGFNISDDYEFYNGLNKFLFIPEIGIDFFDYNFNKVSLKNNLIIDPYSINHWNIYTVGFFSLFEYDKTLKYSLAIDKPFILYDIKLDPLIGYRTIGDYNELFFGGSVEKDLLSLNWSIFDGKFRLDKIILGGSFDYGTFSKLDYKIYLKFNSALFYWIDLDIPFVYPW, encoded by the coding sequence GTGAGAAAATATTTTATTATATTATTTGTTATTTTAATATCTTTCATTGGAATTTCAGGTATTATTTATCAACCTCCGGCTGATTTATATTTTGAAGAAACAGAACATTTTAAGTTTATATTTGAAAAAGACTTAAAAAATTTTTTTTATGAATTAAAAGATTTTTCAGAGTATATTTACTCTGAATATTCTGATTTTTACGGAGTTAGTCCAGAAAAAATAAAAGTTTATATTCTTGATGATGTTGATTATACGAATTCATTTGCCAATGGAGCTTATAATTTTATAAGGCTTTATATAAATCCTCCTCAAGATAGCATAGGTCTTGGTGATAATGTAACTGATTGGCTTAAATTTGTTTTTACTCATGAACTTAATCATGTTTTTTATGGAAACTTAATAGAAGACCCTATTTTAAAGATTATTCCTTCAGACACAATAAAAAAATTAATTGGGGGATTATTTATACCAAGTTATATGCATGAAGGTGTATCCATATATATGGAAAGCAAGTATTTTAATGGGAGATATAGAGATGATATTTTTAATATGTATCTAAAACAAGAAGTTTTAAGTAAAGATTATCCAAGGTATTATTATGGCGGTGGAGCAAATATTGATATTTATTCGCCAGCAGGTTTTAATTATATGTATGGGGCTTTGATTACTAAAAATATTTATATAAAATATGGGGAAGAAGTTTTAAAACTCATAATAAAAGACTTAAATTCGAGTGTTTTGAATACCATAAGTGAATCATTTGAAGATATTACAGGAGATAATTGGAATGAATTTCTATTCGATATAAAAAAATCTTATAAAAATTTGGAAATAGAGTTGAAAAATAAGGGATATACTAATAAATATTATGAATTAGAAGGACCAAAATATAATACTGGAAATATTAAAGCCAGTGAAGATCATATATACTATTTTAAAAATCAAAAAAATGATATAAAAGGTCTTTATAAAGATGATATTTTAATAAAAAAGAATATAAGTAATTTTGATGTTTCTAAAAACGATTCTTTGATCTATACTGTTGGAAATAAAAATGATAATTATGTATATAGTTTATATTTTGATTGTAATTGTCCAAAGGGAGATAGATTTATAGATGATAGGGTTATATCGTTTTCTTTTGTTGGAGAAAATAATATTGTCTATTCTAAGCTCAATAAAGGACAATCAGCTTTAATATTATATGATATTAAAAATAAAAAGAAGAAAGTTTTAAAAGATTATTCTAATATTGTTTTTAATTATATAGAATCATATGAAAATAAACTATATATAAGCATGAATATAAATAATATCAGTGATATTTATATGTATGATTTATTAGAAGAAAAATTTATTAAAATAACAGATGATGAATATAAAGAATTGAATCTATTTGCATATGAAAATTATCTTTATTATTCTTCTAATAAAGAAGATGGAATATATAATATTTATCGTATGGATTTGAATGATTTTAAAACTTATAAATTGACAAACAGTATAAGTGGAGCTTTCAATCCAATTATTTATGATAATAAAATTTATTATTTAGTTTATGAATATGATGGTTATCATATTGCATATAAAAACTTAAATGATTTCGATTATAATATTTTTTATCAGCATTATTTAAAAGATTATGAATTTGAGATGGAATTTGAAAGTTTGGATTTAGAAAATAAAGAATTAAATAAATATTATGAATTACCTAAATTTTCTGTTTTTCCATATTTAGAATATGAAAAAAGTGAAGATAAAACTTTTTATGGAATAGATTTAGGTTTTATGTCAGAAGCAATGAATTATTCTGGCGATTTTATTCTTTTATATGATTTTGATGAGTCTTTTAAATTTGATTCGATGATACAATTTGATTTTTATACTCATAATAAGGTATATTTTAATTATTATAAAGGATATAATTATGGGTTTAATATTTCTGATGATTATGAATTTTACAATGGATTGAATAAATTTTTATTTATTCCTGAAATAGGAATAGATTTTTTTGATTATAATTTTAATAAAGTATCATTAAAAAATAATTTAATCATAGATCCATATTCTATAAACCATTGGAATATATATACAGTGGGATTTTTTAGTTTATTTGAATATGATAAAACTTTAAAATATAGTTTAGCAATTGATAAACCATTTATTTTATATGACATCAAATTAGATCCTTTGATTGGATATAGAACAATAGGGGATTATAATGAATTATTTTTTGGTGGAAGTGTAGAAAAAGATTTATTGAGTTTAAATTGGAGTATTTTTGATGGTAAGTTTAGATTGGATAAAATAATTTTGGGTGGTAGTTTTGATTATGGAACATTTAGCAAGTTGGATTATAAAATATATTTGAAATTTAATTCAGCTTTATTTTATTGGATAGATTTAGATATACCTTTTGTGTATCCATGGTAA
- a CDS encoding efflux RND transporter permease subunit translates to MNKNFYEKMTNFVIKNSKIIIIIVAVLTAISSFLATKIGIDSDLLKIIPQDSPIIQEYNYEQKELSSSDIMITSFFLNENSDPEKIALDFYDFMQNEPTFNNFTETDLSFLLSFGLVYLGDTDILETISSSINDFFEAAKSANPYDFKTIEYLNTAIENVYQLESNLSNNNATTEISSYYALSPDKKVMIMGSTFTKPVTDLDYASYIVQKIKKQSDQLEKKYDIEIGLTNAYVTQYESNKAISNDFSKTTILSVILIITVFIIAFGSIYTTIVVFVSLIISMVMTMGVSQLLFTNLNIITTFVIAITLGLGIDYGIHIVTVLINEYKNRNDFEQALFITYKNTFIPLLFGVLTTVVVFLSLTLMGLPAFTEMGLMSSYGLLIFFFMMVFFVPAVIYLIRDKIKVSNFIIYINRLFKKLGYRIPKHGNVISYIIIPIIVVLIGFGIMNIINFSYTPPGMISEKSESIIVGEKISEAFGTNTFKSTKYIMRIDENFDKISADLLSTGLVDKVESLPDMIKSQIGNFSDLKSKINEYSQIVKNPIVVSLLKKYNMYNNSLDLINIASKSKDLYQFSLNISEILPETVKSNFIFEKNNEKYMILNVYTSIELWKDNGIKLLFDELNPESQERVVGLSKAMFKIMTMVKQKFIIPMIVSFASIWLLTLISRKKIGEAFEAFVGLFAASAASFGIGYFFGIETTFVTLMTFPLVFGIGADGFIHLFHSIDEDKIHYWHTLKSVTLSFLTSALTFGSFQISEGDFLKAFAWTMVFGIVLTWIFTVVLIPSFRRKSIIGEWNKKNNNKRN, encoded by the coding sequence ATGAATAAAAATTTTTATGAAAAGATGACAAACTTTGTTATAAAAAACTCTAAAATTATAATAATAATTGTAGCTGTTTTAACTGCTATAAGTTCTTTTTTAGCCACGAAAATTGGTATAGATTCCGATTTGTTAAAAATAATACCTCAAGATTCTCCTATAATACAAGAATATAATTATGAACAAAAAGAATTATCAAGTTCAGATATAATGATAACGAGTTTCTTTTTAAATGAAAATTCTGACCCCGAAAAAATAGCTTTAGATTTTTATGATTTTATGCAAAACGAACCTACATTTAATAATTTTACAGAAACTGATCTATCATTTTTACTTTCATTTGGATTAGTTTATTTAGGAGATACTGATATACTTGAAACGATTTCTTCAAGTATTAATGATTTTTTTGAAGCTGCAAAATCTGCAAATCCATACGATTTTAAAACTATAGAATATTTAAATACTGCAATAGAAAATGTATATCAACTTGAATCTAATTTATCTAATAATAATGCAACAACAGAAATAAGCTCTTACTATGCCTTATCTCCAGATAAAAAAGTTATGATAATGGGTTCTACATTTACAAAGCCAGTTACAGATCTTGATTATGCTAGTTATATAGTTCAAAAAATAAAAAAACAAAGTGATCAATTAGAAAAAAAATATGATATAGAAATTGGATTAACCAATGCTTATGTAACTCAATATGAATCAAATAAAGCGATTTCAAATGATTTTAGCAAAACGACTATATTATCTGTTATTTTAATAATAACAGTATTTATAATAGCTTTTGGAAGTATTTATACAACCATAGTAGTCTTTGTTTCTCTAATAATATCAATGGTTATGACTATGGGAGTTTCTCAATTACTTTTTACAAATTTAAATATAATAACAACTTTTGTAATAGCAATAACTCTCGGACTTGGTATAGATTATGGAATTCATATAGTTACTGTATTAATAAATGAATATAAAAATAGGAACGATTTTGAACAAGCATTATTTATAACATATAAAAATACTTTTATACCCTTATTATTTGGCGTTTTAACTACTGTTGTAGTATTTCTATCTTTGACATTGATGGGATTACCAGCTTTCACAGAAATGGGTTTGATGAGTTCATATGGATTATTGATTTTCTTTTTTATGATGGTATTTTTTGTTCCAGCTGTAATATATCTGATAAGAGATAAAATAAAAGTCAGTAACTTCATCATATATATAAACAGATTATTTAAAAAATTAGGGTACAGAATTCCAAAACATGGAAATGTCATAAGTTATATTATAATTCCAATAATAGTAGTTTTAATAGGATTCGGAATAATGAATATTATAAATTTTTCATACACTCCACCAGGCATGATATCTGAAAAATCAGAATCTATAATAGTTGGAGAAAAAATATCAGAAGCTTTTGGGACAAATACCTTTAAATCTACTAAATATATTATGAGAATAGATGAAAATTTCGATAAAATATCTGCAGATCTTTTATCTACGGGGCTTGTAGATAAAGTTGAAAGTTTACCAGATATGATAAAATCCCAAATAGGAAACTTTTCTGACTTAAAATCAAAAATAAATGAATATTCACAAATAGTAAAAAATCCTATAGTTGTATCTCTTTTAAAAAAATATAACATGTATAATAACAGTCTTGATCTTATAAATATAGCTTCAAAATCGAAAGATCTATATCAATTTTCATTGAACATATCTGAAATACTTCCAGAAACAGTAAAAAGCAATTTTATATTCGAAAAAAATAATGAAAAATATATGATTTTAAATGTTTATACATCTATAGAACTATGGAAAGATAATGGTATAAAACTTTTATTTGATGAACTAAATCCAGAATCTCAAGAAAGAGTTGTTGGACTTTCAAAAGCAATGTTCAAAATAATGACAATGGTAAAACAAAAATTCATAATTCCAATGATAGTATCTTTTGCTTCTATTTGGTTATTAACTTTAATTTCAAGAAAAAAAATTGGTGAAGCTTTTGAAGCATTTGTTGGACTATTTGCAGCATCAGCCGCATCATTTGGTATTGGATATTTTTTTGGAATAGAAACAACCTTTGTAACTCTAATGACCTTCCCACTTGTATTTGGTATAGGTGCTGATGGATTTATACATTTATTTCATTCAATAGATGAAGATAAAATACATTATTGGCATACATTAAAGTCTGTAACTTTATCTTTCTTGACTTCAGCCTTAACTTTTGGAAGTTTTCAAATATCTGAAGGAGATTTTTTAAAAGCTTTTGCTTGGACTATGGTATTTGGTATAGTTTTAACTTGGATATTCACAGTTGTTCTAATCCCTTCTTTCAGAAGAAAATCGATTATTGGCGAATGGAATAAAAAAAATAATAACAAACGGAATTGA
- a CDS encoding S41 family peptidase, with protein sequence MSHKNKRVFILLLISILLISSWVFGAKNDAREIEQIYTEDFQTPIVKLLYYIDNLYYEKDDVDYDKILDSTLNGLVEGLDDPFAWYFDARTTKENNINESGEYGGLGIKVKYDPKTKSIVVVAPMHNSPAERAGILPKDYIISVNGSSVESLGYYESVDLMRGKPGTTLEIELFRQGWEESKIIEIKRELIETKTVKYTFLNYENNNIAYLRLTEFGEKSAFEMDEALNKISENKINGFVLDLRNNPGGYLNVVIDIASMFIKKGKIVSVKYYNGQQEIITPEPGKYFNMFENIPIVVLVNGGSASASEILTGALRDSKKGVIIGETTFGKAAVQRPIEFSNGGEVWLPIGHYFTPNGEDIHLKGIKPQIEVKAKVKDVVSITDTSDKEIDEILNETTNNITVDINDIQVKTALEELIKKIRGENN encoded by the coding sequence ATGAGTCATAAAAATAAAAGAGTTTTTATACTCTTATTGATAAGTATTTTATTAATATCTTCTTGGGTATTCGGAGCTAAAAATGATGCAAGAGAAATAGAACAAATATATACTGAAGATTTTCAAACTCCTATCGTAAAATTATTATATTATATAGATAATTTATACTATGAAAAAGATGATGTTGATTATGATAAAATACTTGATTCTACACTAAATGGTCTTGTAGAAGGATTGGATGATCCTTTTGCTTGGTATTTTGATGCAAGAACAACCAAAGAAAATAATATAAATGAATCTGGAGAATACGGTGGACTTGGAATAAAAGTAAAATATGATCCAAAAACAAAATCTATAGTTGTCGTAGCACCTATGCATAATAGTCCTGCCGAAAGAGCGGGAATACTACCAAAAGATTATATAATAAGTGTAAATGGTTCTTCAGTTGAATCTTTAGGATATTATGAATCTGTCGATCTAATGAGAGGAAAACCTGGAACAACGTTAGAAATAGAACTCTTTAGACAGGGTTGGGAAGAGTCAAAAATAATTGAAATAAAAAGAGAACTTATAGAAACTAAAACTGTTAAATATACATTCTTAAATTATGAAAATAATAATATTGCTTATTTAAGACTCACTGAATTTGGTGAAAAAAGTGCTTTCGAGATGGATGAAGCATTGAATAAAATATCAGAAAATAAAATAAACGGTTTTGTACTCGATTTGAGAAATAATCCTGGTGGTTATTTAAATGTTGTAATAGATATTGCTTCGATGTTCATAAAAAAAGGAAAAATAGTTTCTGTAAAATATTATAATGGTCAGCAAGAAATAATAACTCCAGAACCTGGAAAATACTTCAATATGTTTGAAAATATTCCAATAGTTGTTCTTGTAAACGGCGGTTCTGCATCTGCTTCAGAAATACTTACAGGAGCTCTCAGAGATAGCAAAAAAGGAGTCATAATAGGAGAAACAACCTTTGGTAAAGCTGCTGTTCAAAGGCCTATAGAATTTTCAAATGGTGGAGAAGTGTGGCTTCCTATTGGACATTATTTCACTCCAAATGGTGAGGATATTCATCTAAAAGGTATAAAGCCTCAAATAGAAGTAAAAGCAAAAGTTAAAGATGTTGTATCTATTACAGATACCTCAGATAAAGAAATAGATGAAATCTTAAATGAAACTACTAATAATATAACCGTAGATATAAATGATATTCAAGTAAAAACAGCTTTAGAGGAATTAATAAAAAAAATTAGGGGAGAAAATAATTGA
- a CDS encoding metal-sensitive transcriptional regulator, which produces MSQKNIINRLKRIEGQVRGLQKMVEEDRQCSEVLTQLSAITGALEKTAEQIVKQYTKGCILEYEKTQNEKILDDLIANISKLKNI; this is translated from the coding sequence ATGAGCCAAAAAAATATAATAAACCGTCTAAAAAGAATAGAAGGTCAAGTTAGAGGTCTTCAAAAGATGGTTGAAGAAGATAGACAATGTTCAGAAGTTTTAACCCAACTTTCTGCAATAACAGGTGCTTTAGAAAAAACAGCAGAACAAATAGTTAAACAATATACAAAAGGTTGCATATTAGAATATGAGAAAACACAAAATGAAAAAATACTAGATGATCTAATAGCTAATATTTCAAAATTAAAAAATATCTAA
- a CDS encoding PadR family transcriptional regulator, giving the protein MAKLPFLKFLMIQYLIENGEITGYSFIKFCKRKDIPVSSGTVYPHLKTLSDNGIIDFKIYKNKKIYSFTDYGKEYSKEMYKKYVNLKKEVKKIDMFFTNIPSNYPENIKTEFNILYSLYNCTDYYDIKDLKKIKEKLLNILDIIDAEIEKDK; this is encoded by the coding sequence ATGGCTAAACTTCCTTTTTTAAAATTTTTAATGATTCAATATTTGATAGAAAATGGAGAGATAACTGGATATTCTTTTATAAAGTTTTGTAAAAGAAAGGATATTCCTGTTTCTTCTGGAACTGTATATCCACATTTAAAAACTTTATCTGATAATGGTATAATAGATTTTAAAATTTATAAAAATAAAAAAATATATAGTTTTACAGATTATGGTAAAGAATATTCAAAAGAAATGTATAAAAAATATGTTAATTTAAAAAAAGAGGTAAAAAAAATAGACATGTTTTTTACGAACATTCCAAGTAATTATCCTGAAAATATAAAAACAGAATTTAATATATTATATAGTCTTTACAATTGTACAGATTATTATGATATAAAAGATTTAAAAAAAATAAAAGAAAAACTTTTGAATATATTGGATATAATAGATGCTGAAATTGAAAAAGATAAATAA